ctaggtcctccagtactatgttgaataactagCAAAGctttataagaaaaaatagtGCAACCTTTTCCCGTGATCAAACTCGGCTGTGAAACACACCGGACAAAAAGATGTGTTACAGCCTATTTGAAAATTCAGCAAATGAAGGAATATTATAGAGACACCCCGCATCCAGCGCATAGAGTAACAACAAATAACATGTTTCCATATCTACTTTGCTGTTTTGCtgaagtgttttaaaataaattggtaAACTTACTTTACCACCCCTCCCTTAAGCCCCATCTCTAAATGTGATGCTGACTTTCACCCACCACTGTTGTCCCACAGACAAGGTGGTGACAGTTCCTCAGCGGTGCCCCCATTCCTAGTCCTTGTTCAGATTTCTGCAGTTGTCCCCAAGTGTCTCTCTTGGGCAGTGTGCACGTCACCCACCAGTGCTTAAACTGCAAGCAGCCCCTCCACCTTCTCGGTTTTTTTCAGGACATCTGACTTTTAGAAAGTTGTTTTGCAGAATGCCTACCGTCAGGTTTTTTAGGTACCTTCTTTGTGATGTATTTTGTATCATTGCTTGTCCCTAATATATTTTGTGAAATAGAAATGTCTGATTATATGTTTAGGTCAAAAGCAGGTTTTTGTGCTGTTGAAGTTTTTAGTCAGACCCAGGTGgtcataaagcagaagggtgaaGTGTACGGCTTCGTCCCTGGACAGGGGCAGCCGGGAGGAAAGAGGCCTGCATCCTGACTTCCTGGAGGGACTAGGCCTTTTTGTGGGGCGACATGAGTGCTTCTTACAtgcagggagatgcaaattactGAATTTTAGTGCGAATACTATTTTGGTGTAGGCCTCATCTTCACATCTGCCTTGGGTGAAAGGAAATCTCATCACTTGCGAGTTAATCCGTCCTGATTTGATCAGACAGGTAGGATGGGATCCTAGGAAATCATCGATTGGTTTAGCTTTTGCCTATGAGAATGAGACGAATGGTCACACACAGGGTCTGGGTATATTTAACCTATTTaattaaattagttaattaattttcttggtttcatttaaaaattttttgaatttttttattggaGTTGATATATATTTAATCTGTTATAGAagctgcttttttattttctctcaaaatTAGTATCTTTAAGAAAACTCATATTTTTGTAGGGGTTAATTAATCTATTTGAAACCTAAACAGCAGATTTTCACCTTCTGAAAAGCAAGTCCTAGAAGGCATTTCTGTGTCTGTACCCCTGGCCAGATGCGGCAGCATGAGTGTTAAGGGTGGTTCCAGTGGGCCACGTCCCCGCGGAGCCCAGCCAGACCGTTCCCAGGCTGGGGTCTTGTCACAGTGGGCCTGCAGCTGCCGAGAGTAGGGGCTCGGGAGTCCGCCCCCTGGGCTCTCGAGTCGGGGTGAGCTGAGTGAGTGACGCTGAGGCATGGCACCGGACGGGCCGGGCATTTCTCCGCAGATCACGTAACGCTGGGTTTCTCTTGGTAAAAGTTAACTCCTGTGAGAAACACACGATGACTAAGGCGGTGACAAATTCGCTCCTTGTCCCAGAGAGCTTTGGGGGTGAAAGTCTTGTTGAAAGGTGTTTATTTGGAAAGGACTCCGTTGGAACACGTGAGCCGTTGCTGAGTCATGTCGTCGTGCCCTTGTGCTCATCAGATGCCCCAGGCAAGCTGCCTGCAGGCGACTGCTCTGGAATAAGTGGCTCCCTCACCCACACGCCCTGCCACAGAGGCCAGAGGGGCCAGCCAGCAGGGTCCTGCAGGAGGCCAGCTGGCTGCCGCTCCTTGATTTCTGTCCTGATTTGTAGCACCCTCTTTTGGATAGGGGTGACTGTAGAGCTCTGCTGAGGTCGgagggctgtgggggtgggggcagggggctaCTCTAGATCAGGTTACAGCACGTGGGCCCCTGGCACAGGCTCCCACTCACCCCACCCCGGGGCCTGGGCATCAGAGCGTGTGTTAGGATTTTGTATTGGCTAAGTATATTTTCTGGTTGTTTAGTCATAAGAGTTTCAGAAAGAGACTAACATTTTGTTACAGAATGTGTTTTTCACAAGATTGAGAAACACTGCCCCAAACGAGTAAGAAGGTAGAGTGGTGGCCATCGCTTCTGACTCAGTGGGATGTATGTACCCCTGTGCGGCAGGGCtgcccaggaagcaggaaggagctGAGTTTTCACCAGACAACAGAAAGATGTTGAGGAGCCCACCCCGGCTGCCTGTTTGGATGCTGCCCTTGGGGAGTGTCTGCTGTCCCACTGGCTGTGTGGCCCTGGCCTCCTGTTTGGCAGGGCTGGGAGATTGGAGGACAGCACAGCCAGATTCCTGGCCCAGCTCAGTGGAGCAGTTGATAGGTGGGGTTTTGAGAGTGTCGCTTTGTGGCTCAGCCATGGTGCtgtttatttaatatattgtAGGATCCTGTGTTTGGTGTCAAGAGTAAGGACCAGGGCCATAGGTGACCAGCCTGGCCCTATGCTCCCAGGGGTCCAAAGGCAGATTCTGTCCTCAGAGAGCTCCTAGACCTGCACTGAACCAAAGCTGCTGCCTGGGCACCCTGCCCACCCGTCCTGGCCTGTCTGGTCCCTTGTGTTTGTACACCAGAGACACGTGGACCAGCTTGCACCCTCTAGGTGCAGAGGGCCCCCCAGGGTGCTCTGGAGAGGGTGGAGGTGGCAAGTTGCAGCTCCCCAGCATGGGTGGGGACCCTGAGGCGGGGCTGGGGGCACAGCCCCTGTGCTCTGCCCACACCAGCCACTTGATGGGTTTTCCGCAGAATGTGGGTGAGACCGGAGGGATGCTTGTTGCCCTTGATCCCAGGCCATGTGGTGGGTTCCCATCTGTGCCAAGTGCTCTCCACAGAGGTAGCATTTCCAGGCATGCGGGGTGGAGTGCCAGGAGTATGTGAGGTGGAAGGTAGCGCCCTGTGCACTCGCTGCTGCTGACAGGctggactgtaaatgtgtgtcCCCATTGCACCCCTCTGTATGTGGGTGCCTGCCACCTGGGGAAGGAGACCTGGAGGATCCAAGTCCCCGCCCAGTCCTCTGACTCCACGTGGGAGGAATCGTCTCCCACCCAACGTGTGCGTCTTTGGCGGGTGCATGGGTGCcacagggcaggaggcagagTGCAGTGTATCTGCACACAGGCCAAGGCCCTGGgaggggggtgggtgggggccagGTTGGGGGAGTCTTGTCTGAGGCTGGAGGCTGCAGCAGGCTGGCACCAGTGCCCCCATCGCCTGACCGGCACTCCTGTCCCTCCACAGGCAAGGTGCCTGGCGACGACTGCCCCCTGGTGTGGGGCCAGTGCTCGCACTGCTTCCACATGCACTGCATTCTCAAGTGGCTCAACGCGCAGCAGGTCCAGCAGCACTGCCCCATGTGCCGCCAGGAGTGGCGCTTCAAGGAGTGAGGCGCTCCTGCCCAGCCAGGGTGCAGTGAGGACACGAGCTGGTTTGTTTTTCCCATCACAACGCTGACACTTTTATCCAATAAGTCAAACTCATTAAATTACCTGAGCCCTGCTGGAGGCCTCTTGTTGCCTGTTCCTTGGTGCTGATGTGTCCTCGGTGTGTACTGATATGAAAACTAATGAATAAACATCTTGATGCAGTGCCTCTGGGCCCTGAGACACAGCCCTGGGAGGAGAAGGAGTGGGGCAGGCTGGGAAAGCCCAGGGCAGGAGTGTCTGGCTTGGAGGTGGCAGGGCCTGGCCGTGCAAAGGCTCTGGGGTGTACTTTGTGCCACTGGGGGTGGAGGAACAGTGTAGAGGCGGCCTAGGGCCCATCAGCCAGCCTCTCCCCGACAGAAGCTGGGGTGGGGccctgggggctgcccacaggctGGTCTTTGGGGCCCTGGCAGCTGGCAGCCACTGCCTGTGGTCCCTCTTGTCAGAAGGTGGTCCCTGAGCAGATCTGTCACAGTTCCTTCTGCCTTGCTCAGACTTAAGGCCAGCCCTGCACAGGGGCTGTGGGCACCCGGTGTAGAGACCGATATTCTTGACATTAGGATGTATGTCCCCAGGCATCTGAGGGACCCCCTACTTAGGAAAGGACAGCCCTTGGGAGGCTCCCTTGGGGTGGTGGCCCCTGGGGCACATAGTCCCAGCCCTGGGAGTCTTAGGTGGCTTCTGGATCCTGCGTGATGCCGCTGAGCTCCTGGGAGTCACTTGGCACCGGCTTCTCTGGTCCGTTCTTGATGGTTTCCCCCTTGGGGTCACTACTTTGTGCCCTCGTAAGTCCTCCTGTCTGTCTAGCAGGTGGCTGGTTGCACAGCACTGCTGCACGGTTCTGTCCCCAGACCCCAGGGGAGAAGACCCAGCAGTTCATTCAGAGGGACTGGCCTCCTGGTCACCCACGTGTCGCTCTCCTTCCCGTCTGGGTGTCGTCCCTGAAGGGAAGGAGGCCTGGGGAACCATCACCCTCATTGCACCCAGAGCTCACGTGCCTCTGCCCAGAAACCCAACCACCAGTGCCCCTGTGCTGGTGTCTGTCTGGGGAAGTCTGCACCCAGAAGAAGTCTCGGGACCAGGATGTTCAGGAAGTAGAAGTGGGAGGGGGGCACCTGAGCAAGCCTGGTGGCCTGTGTAACGTGCCAGGGCAGGCTGGCAGCCCCGCCTGGGGCCCTGGGTTCAGACTCCCGCCTACTCCTGTCAGGCCGGAGAACAAATTTATATCTGGCTGCTAGGTTCTGGGCGGCTGCTCTGTATTCTGAGCAGCCATTCTGTCTCCAGTGTGGCTGGATCTGGGGGTCCCCAGGAGTTGTTTACAGACGAGCAGGGcaggcaccctggctggcctggcagGCCCCAGCCTTCTGGACTCTCCTGACTTTATCCCGGCCTGTCCCTGCAGTGGAGCCTTCCCTGGGGAATTCTGGCCTGTGACAGGAAGTGCCCCTGGGCACTGTGCGCCCCAGGTGCCAGACCCTGAGTCTGGCCTCCCAGGCTTTTTGCCCTTGCCCTTTGGGATAGATGCGCTCACCCCCGGAGGGGTTCAAGCTTACCCTGGGTCACACAGCCCGCCCTGGCAGGCCATGCCCATTTCCCTGCCAGCCGGACTCCCAACACTCTTCCCTGGGTTCCAGCCTGGTCCTTTCGAGCTGGACATGCAGCTGCCTGCATACAGCGGGGTCCAGCCACCTGCCTGCGCTTCTCCCCTGGCCTCTCCCGGGAGGCAGTCACACTGCCTGCCCTCACAACGCTCTCCCCTGGCCTCTTCTCGTCTACCCCAGAGTCACCTCCTTGACCCTCAGGGAACCATCCTGCCCACCTTGCCACCAGCTCCGTTTTCCCACTCGTCTGGCTTGAGTCAGGGACTGGTTCTGATTCGTCTCCTGGACCCCAGCATGTAGTCGGTGTTTAGTACCAGAGCTTCTGCTGGGTGGTGATGGGTCTCCTTCCTCTGTGGCCAGCCCCAGAATGTTTGGGCCAGTGTTTGAATGGAGAGACGGCAGGAGGCTCCCCAGCCTCCCAGCGCaagggcagagctggggaggaAGGGCCTCTGGACTCTGCCGCGGGGCCAGCTGTGCCTTGGTGGGGTGATCCGAGGCCAGGCCTGGCCTTGCTTCGCCTGGCAAGGGGCCCCTGCCAGTGGCAGCCCTGTCAGAACCTTCCCCCTGGGTATGAAACAGACTGGTCCTTAGGTGCTTCCCCCACTTAGATGCCTCCTCAAGAAGCCCTGGCCCACGGGGTCAGCTTCCCTTTAGGAGAGGAGACGCCGTCTCGGGCACCGTGCGGTCAGGTCAGGCCCATGCTTACTGGGGACTTCTGGAGGCTGACTCGGGGCTAGGGCGCCCTTCAGCTTGTGGGCGAGACCTGGGCGTCCCCTCTCGGCAGGAGCAAACGAGGCCCAAGACGGGAAAGTGGagaggggcggggccgggggagGTGGGCGTCGGAGCCACGAGGCGCGGGGCCCATCTGCGCTTCCGGCCCGCCCCTGCGCCGGAGGGGCGCCCACCCAGACTGCCTCTTGCCCCTGAGTGGCGAGGCCGGCGGGCTTCTGCGTCCGCTCCCGCGCGCCCCGCCCGTCTGGGCCCGCCGCGCATATAAGGCGGCGCCGCCGCAGCCCCGATCCCCGCCGCCCGCCGCTGCCCGCgttcccatggccaggaccaCGAAGCTGGTGGGCGCCTTTCTGGCGCTGTGCCTGCTGCTGGCGCCGCCTGGCCTCGCGTGGTACAAGCAGGTGGCGGGGCCCAACTACTACTCGGTGGGCCGCGCCTCGGGGCTGCTGTCCGGCCTCCGCAGGTCCCCTTACGCGCCGCGCTCCGAACCCTCCGTGGGCACTGGACACCCGGGCCGGGCGGGCGCCTCTCCGGAGTCGCGCCCCAGCCTGCGGAGCCTCGTGAGTGCCGGCGGCGGGGGCGCGGGACAGGGGTCGCGGGGCGGGAGCGCGGGGCGCAGGGGACCCAGGGAGCGGGCCGTGCCCTCAGCGTCCCCCTGTCCCCAGGCCGTGTGCGTCAAGGAGGTCTCCCCGAACCTGCAGAGCTGTGAGCAGCTCCCCGACGGCCGCGCCACCTTCCAGTGCAAGGCGGACGTCTTCTTGTCGCTGCGCGCCGCCGACTGCAGCAGTGTCTGAGCCCCGGCCCTGAAGCCTGGACGTCACTTGGCTCCCGCACGTATTCCCGCCGCCCGCTGGGTACCCTAAGGTCCGCACCCTGGTGCGACATGGCTCCAAGTGCCGCCCACCCCATCTCCACAGTAAATGGCTAATTGTATAAACGAGAAGCGCAGCGGGCTTCCGACATGTTGTGGGTCCTGCGGGCGGGGTTCACTGGAGTGGCAGGGACCTGACCACACCCCCTGACCTCCACCGGGCTCTCCTGAAACGCTGCCCCGGAGCAGCCCCCAAGCCCTCCCGCTTGGAAAGATGCGGTCTGCGGGGCCGCAGCATGTCTGGCCTGGAAACCAGGTTCTAGACGCCCCCTAGGGGCTGTGCCCGTCGGACCTCTCCAGGCCCTGACCGTCTCCCTACATCGACCTGCCTTTATCCACGCAGCTCCTGGATCTTCTTGGGAGGTGCTGCCAGCCCCCCACTAGCCACCAGGTGTACTCAGCCTGCTCAGATGTCCCCTAATACAGCTTTCCCGGAGGACCCCACCCCAGGTGGCCCTTCTGCCTCTGAGAATTCTCCTGTGGCCCTGCCTTGAATCCTGGGTTTCTTGAAACCGAAGGTCTCCTTTAGAGCAAATGACTTGCATCACTGAGCACAGGGCAATGAATCTGTGCCAAACCAGCTACTGAACAGGCTGGGCCAGGCGGGGTTGGGGTTCCAGATATGCAGctccgggggtggggtggggggagggctgcaCCCAGGTGGCTGGGCTGCCCAGAGGCCCTCCGACCCCTGACAAGGCTGGGCAGAGCCCTGGCTCAGCATCCCTGTCAGGCAGCTGGCCTGAGAGCTCTGGTCACAAGGGAGCAGGTGTACCCCAtggccctggctgctgccccactTCGAGGAGGGAGCACCTGTGCCTGCCTTGGGTGGTATCCCCAACCCTGTAGAACACCTGGCCAGCTGGGCATCAGGGGGCCTGAGGGAGCCGGACCACCAACCCTCTGCTCAGAAAGGCTGTAGATGGGGCCCATAATCCCACTGCACCTGAGTGGACATGTCTCCTGGGGTGTCACCTGGACCCCAGGCCCCGCATCTCCAACTGCAGCCCAGTCAGGGGTCCTCGGCTGCTGCTGTAGGCAGTCTCCAGCCCCACCTGTTGATGCTGCCCAGTGGGGGCTCTGGCAGGCCTGGGGCTGACTCCAAGGTCAAGAGGAGCGACCTGGGTGCTCCAAGTCTACAGGGGCTGGTTGGCTGTTCAGGGAACACTGCAATCCAGGGGGTCTGAGTGTGGGGAGGGCTGGCAGTCCACTAAGTTCCACAAGTTGGGGCCCAGGCGGGGCAGGGGTGCAGAGGGGGCCCTGTGGCTCTCAGAGCTGACTGCCTTCCTACttggggagggaggaaagcaCACGGTGGCTGGAACTTTCACGGTCGTCTCGCTTCAGGTTCCTGCACAGGATTCTAAGTTAGACCTCAAGAATAGCTAAGTCAGAGGAAAGGAGAGATCAGTGCCCCTCCTAGAGGGAGAGGATGCCAGCCCTTGGCTCCCAGAGGGCCAGGCTACAGGGGATGAGACCCCACTGGGCTCAGTAGCTGGAGGGCAGAGGCCATTCTGGAAGAGATGGGAAAGGGCTGAAGCGACATCACAATCCTCACGTCTAACACCAAAAACCTAATCAAACCATTATTTCTGCCCTGCCCCCTCGAGGTGACAGGGCCAGCACCCTGCAGCCACGGGGCTGCTCCAAGTGGGCCCAGACTTCGGTGCAGGGACCATGAGACTCTCTGGACCCAGTTGGGGAACCAGCCCCAATTCCTTCCTGGGTGGATGGCCCTGTGTGCAGCCATGGGGAGTCAGCCTCTGGCATCCTTGTGACAGACCCCAGGGCCAGGAGCCACACTCAGCTCTCATTGTCAGCTGTTTTGGAGGAAGAATCCCGTGGCACCAAGGGGCCCAGATTTGGGGGTTTCCTTGCTGTCAGGACGCCTGCTGCCCCCCTCTGCTGGGTGGGTCCTAGCCTCGCCTAGCAGGATGGAGAGCCTGATGGAGAGCCTGAGCCAGGTTTATTTGTACACAAGCCAGTCAGGTACAAAGTCAGAAAAGGTCTGTGGGGACAGCAGCAGGCTGGCCAGGGAAGCGGGAGGTGCGGGGCCCAGGAGCCAGGCCTGCTGGTTACGCTTCAGGGCAGAGGCTGCCCACGCAGGTGGCATGGTCTGCACTCGGAAGAGGAAGGGGACGGCCCACGGGCTCACTGCTCCCCTGCAGCTGGCTACTACTGCGGCCGAGTGTGCAGGAAGTGCCATCTTGAGCCAGGTGGCAGGGGGGCAAGGGGCCGCAGTGGAGTCAGGAGGATGGAAGCTGAGCCTTCCCTGGCACACAGGGTGGCACCCCTCTGGTCAAACATGCCCTCGGCTCATCCCATCTGCTGGGCTGCTCTACCATGCTGGCTGCCCTCTCTGTGCAGCTTAG
The sequence above is a segment of the Manis pentadactyla isolate mManPen7 chromosome 4, mManPen7.hap1, whole genome shotgun sequence genome. Coding sequences within it:
- the ANAPC11 gene encoding anaphase-promoting complex subunit 11; protein product: MKVKIKCWNGVATWLWVANDENCGICRMAFNGCCPDCKVPGDDCPLVWGQCSHCFHMHCILKWLNAQQVQQHCPMCRQEWRFKE
- the NPB gene encoding neuropeptide B; the protein is MARTTKLVGAFLALCLLLAPPGLAWYKQVAGPNYYSVGRASGLLSGLRRSPYAPRSEPSVGTGHPGRAGASPESRPSLRSLAVCVKEVSPNLQSCEQLPDGRATFQCKADVFLSLRAADCSSV